The following proteins are encoded in a genomic region of Fervidobacterium pennivorans DSM 9078:
- a CDS encoding ABC transporter ATP-binding protein: MIEITKRFPGVLANDRVTLRIKKGEIHAIVGENGAGKSTLMNQLYGLYHPDSGEIRIFGQKKVFTGPRDAIKAGIGMVHQHFMLVNTLTVAENVVLGNEPVKGVNFDLRRARQEVKELSEKYGLYVDVDAKIEDIPVGMQQRVEIIKTLYRGANIIILDEPTAVLTPQEVEELFEIMRNLQKSGKTILFISHKLNEVMEISDRITVMRGGRVIAELITKETNEREIARAMVGRDVVLKLDKAPHTPKEVVFEVKDLWVKDNRHLDAVKGVSFQVRKGEIVGIAGVAGNGQTELVEAITGLRKAEKGQVLFEGIDVTNKHPRVLREMGMTHIAEDRLKHALIKQFPAYYNVILGRHYKRPFANGAFLNHQEIKRYTAELMEEFDVRPRIIEHLGGNFSGGNQQKLVVGREIKAGPKFMVVAQPTRGLDVGAIEFIHRQILRMREQDVGILLISMELEEIFSLSDRILVMYEGQIMGEVRPEETTVEEVGLMMAGKRLEEIRGGKR, encoded by the coding sequence ATGATAGAGATTACCAAGAGGTTTCCTGGCGTTCTTGCAAATGACAGAGTAACGTTAAGGATTAAAAAAGGTGAAATCCACGCGATAGTTGGAGAAAACGGTGCTGGGAAAAGTACGTTGATGAACCAACTCTACGGTCTCTATCATCCAGATAGTGGCGAAATACGTATCTTCGGGCAAAAAAAGGTTTTTACAGGTCCGAGGGATGCGATAAAAGCCGGTATTGGAATGGTCCATCAGCATTTCATGCTTGTGAATACATTGACCGTAGCTGAGAACGTAGTACTCGGTAACGAACCTGTGAAAGGTGTTAATTTTGACCTAAGAAGGGCAAGGCAAGAGGTTAAGGAATTATCCGAAAAATATGGTTTATACGTTGATGTCGATGCGAAAATCGAGGATATACCGGTCGGAATGCAACAACGTGTTGAGATAATAAAAACACTTTACAGGGGTGCTAACATAATTATATTGGATGAGCCGACTGCGGTTTTGACTCCTCAAGAGGTTGAAGAACTGTTCGAAATTATGAGAAATCTCCAAAAAAGTGGGAAGACAATACTATTTATTTCTCACAAACTCAACGAAGTCATGGAGATTAGTGATAGGATAACAGTTATGCGTGGTGGAAGGGTAATTGCTGAGCTTATCACGAAAGAAACGAACGAACGCGAAATAGCACGTGCAATGGTCGGTAGGGATGTTGTTTTGAAACTTGACAAAGCGCCGCATACACCAAAGGAAGTGGTATTTGAAGTCAAAGACCTTTGGGTGAAAGATAATAGGCATCTTGATGCCGTAAAAGGAGTTTCTTTCCAGGTGAGAAAGGGAGAGATAGTGGGTATTGCTGGTGTTGCAGGAAACGGGCAAACGGAATTAGTTGAGGCAATCACCGGTTTGAGAAAAGCAGAAAAAGGGCAGGTACTATTTGAAGGAATAGATGTGACAAATAAACATCCTAGGGTATTGCGAGAGATGGGGATGACGCATATAGCGGAGGACAGATTGAAGCATGCTTTAATAAAACAATTTCCTGCCTATTACAATGTAATCCTCGGTAGACATTACAAACGTCCGTTTGCGAATGGTGCATTCCTGAATCACCAAGAGATAAAGAGATACACAGCGGAATTGATGGAAGAGTTCGACGTAAGACCGAGGATAATAGAACACTTAGGCGGTAATTTCTCTGGTGGTAACCAACAGAAGCTAGTTGTTGGAAGGGAAATAAAAGCTGGTCCAAAATTTATGGTTGTCGCCCAACCAACAAGGGGTTTGGACGTTGGTGCAATTGAATTTATCCATAGGCAAATTCTGAGGATGAGAGAGCAAGACGTGGGTATACTTTTGATATCGATGGAATTAGAAGAGATATTCTCACTGAGCGATAGGATATTGGTTATGTACGAAGGGCAGATAATGGGAGAAGTGAGACCAGAAGAAACGACAGTTGAGGAAGTTGGGTTGATGATGGCAGGTAAAAGACTAGAAGAAATTCGAGGTGGTAAGAGATGA
- a CDS encoding ABC transporter permease: MKKLLESIAVPVLAVLIALLISGFIILAIGKNPIKAYGVLLHGAFGSKQAIIDTLIKTTPLILTGLAVGFGFRAGVFNIGAEGQMAMGALMAATFASNFGGLPPAVAIPLTMLIGMGAGAGWAAIAGFLKAKTGAHEVVTTIMLNWITTYVASFMVTGPLATGSGTPKSPEIAQSAQLPILMRVGAMELSAGILISIAAAVFMYVFLNKTTTGYEIKAVGFNPYAAEYGGISVAKNVVLAMAISGALAGLAGVTELMGVHHRFLGELSGGKGFDGISIALIGQNNPIGIIFAALLIGALRTGSNEMQFMGVSKYIVIIVQGIVIFLVAADRIVKAIYARKKVKA; encoded by the coding sequence ATGAAGAAGTTGTTAGAAAGTATTGCGGTTCCTGTTCTTGCTGTATTGATTGCCTTGTTGATTTCTGGATTTATCATTCTTGCTATTGGTAAGAACCCGATAAAGGCTTACGGTGTTCTATTACACGGTGCTTTTGGTAGTAAGCAAGCGATAATTGATACTCTTATAAAGACAACCCCTCTGATTTTAACAGGTCTGGCTGTTGGGTTTGGATTTAGAGCAGGTGTGTTCAATATAGGTGCCGAAGGTCAAATGGCAATGGGCGCTTTGATGGCTGCCACATTTGCTAGTAATTTTGGAGGATTACCACCTGCTGTAGCAATTCCACTTACAATGTTAATTGGTATGGGTGCAGGTGCTGGATGGGCTGCTATAGCTGGATTTTTGAAAGCAAAGACCGGAGCCCACGAGGTTGTTACAACAATAATGTTGAACTGGATAACAACTTACGTAGCTTCATTCATGGTAACAGGACCTCTCGCAACGGGCTCAGGAACACCGAAGAGTCCTGAAATTGCACAGTCAGCACAACTCCCCATTTTAATGAGAGTTGGTGCAATGGAATTGAGCGCTGGAATACTTATCTCTATAGCGGCTGCCGTATTTATGTATGTTTTTCTCAACAAGACAACAACGGGATATGAAATAAAGGCGGTGGGTTTCAATCCGTATGCTGCGGAATACGGTGGAATAAGTGTGGCGAAAAACGTGGTGCTTGCAATGGCAATCAGCGGTGCACTTGCGGGGCTTGCAGGTGTTACCGAGCTTATGGGTGTTCATCATAGGTTCTTGGGAGAGCTGTCTGGCGGTAAAGGTTTCGATGGTATTAGTATTGCACTCATAGGACAAAATAATCCGATAGGTATCATCTTCGCAGCACTCTTGATAGGTGCACTGAGAACTGGCAGTAATGAGATGCAGTTCATGGGTGTTTCAAAATATATTGTCATCATCGTTCAAGGTATTGTTATCTTCTTAGTAGCGGCGGACAGAATCGTTAAGGCAATATACGCGAGAAAGAAGGTGAAAGCATGA
- a CDS encoding ABC transporter permease — protein sequence MRVLTAILSIFVNPQFYKIALTAATPLIFASLGGVFSEITGVVNIALEGIILMGAFTSVVFTYLTGNVWFGVLMAIVSGILLALLHAWGSIKWAGNQVVLGTAIILLSQGLTGFLMEPIFGQPGQTDFVGKVDEITIPGLVDIPFLGQVIGEISPFVYIAFGCVAFGWWLIYKTKLGLRMRSVGENPEAADTLGVNVYAIRYFGVIMSGVFASLAGAYLSVGEIGQFKELMSGGRGFIGLAAMIIGKWNPVGAMLASLFFGLFGAFSNQLQSLQEITVAANVKSLFDTIPFVLTIIVVAGFVGKSRPPAADGVPYEKSE from the coding sequence ATGAGAGTTTTAACAGCTATACTTTCGATATTTGTGAACCCACAATTTTACAAAATAGCTCTCACGGCGGCAACACCTTTGATTTTTGCATCCCTTGGTGGGGTGTTCAGTGAAATTACAGGCGTAGTCAACATCGCACTCGAAGGCATTATACTTATGGGTGCGTTTACGTCTGTTGTATTCACTTATTTGACAGGAAACGTGTGGTTTGGAGTCTTGATGGCGATTGTTAGCGGTATATTGCTTGCATTATTGCATGCATGGGGCAGTATAAAATGGGCAGGAAACCAGGTAGTTTTGGGAACGGCTATAATATTACTTTCTCAAGGCTTAACGGGTTTTCTAATGGAACCCATCTTTGGTCAGCCAGGTCAGACAGATTTTGTTGGAAAGGTGGACGAAATTACCATTCCCGGACTTGTAGATATTCCATTTTTAGGACAAGTGATTGGTGAAATCAGCCCGTTTGTCTATATAGCATTTGGTTGTGTTGCTTTCGGTTGGTGGCTGATTTACAAAACTAAACTTGGTTTGAGGATGCGTTCGGTTGGTGAAAATCCCGAAGCTGCGGATACACTTGGAGTTAATGTTTATGCGATAAGATACTTTGGAGTTATAATGAGCGGAGTCTTTGCTTCACTTGCGGGTGCTTACCTAAGCGTTGGCGAAATTGGTCAATTCAAGGAGCTTATGTCTGGCGGAAGAGGTTTTATAGGTTTGGCTGCTATGATTATCGGAAAATGGAATCCTGTTGGAGCGATGCTTGCCAGCTTATTCTTTGGCTTGTTTGGTGCGTTCTCAAACCAGCTCCAAAGTTTGCAAGAGATAACTGTCGCAGCTAATGTTAAGTCACTTTTCGATACTATTCCGTTTGTTTTGACAATAATTGTTGTTGCTGGATTTGTTGGTAAATCAAGACCACCTGCTGCAGATGGTGTGCCATACGAAAAAAGCGAGTAA